Proteins from a genomic interval of bacterium:
- a CDS encoding helix-turn-helix domain-containing protein, whose amino-acid sequence MAAKAKRKAPGTPRKLTARQRAEAKRAMARRITEARRESGLTQAVVAKAVRLSPSLVSKIERGERRLDPLELARFARLYGKSIVDFID is encoded by the coding sequence ATGGCCGCAAAAGCAAAAAGGAAGGCACCCGGTACGCCACGGAAGCTAACCGCTCGGCAGCGGGCGGAGGCCAAGCGGGCGATGGCAAGGCGAATCACCGAGGCGCGCCGAGAATCTGGGCTTACGCAGGCCGTAGTGGCGAAGGCGGTTCGACTGTCTCCGTCACTCGTCTCGAAGATCGAGCGGGGCGAGCGGCGCCTGGATCCGCTCGAGCTGGCTCGATTTGCCAGGCTCTACGGCAAGTCGATCGTGGATTTCATCGATTAG